Genomic DNA from Leptospira broomii serovar Hurstbridge str. 5399:
CACGCAAAAAGCTGTCGAAAATCGCGGAGACTCCTTCCCCTTCCTCTAAAGAGAGGGAGCCGTCGGGACGGCTGCGAAGCAGAGTCTCCTGTTTCTTAATCTGGGTCAATGGTGAAATTTAAGATTGAAACTTAAGAGATTCTTCCCGAAGTTTCTTGTTAGCAAGTTCCAACTCTTTGATTCGATTCATTGCAGAAATGAGTTCATCTCTAGAAAGATTTGTAACGACCGAGGTTGCGTCAAACGCCTCCCTTACGTCTTTCAATTCTTGTCCGGAATATTGAATAATCGTTTCGTACATTCTTATAATTTCATCAGCGTTTTCTAATTCCTGTTCGTTCAGTCGCAGGACTTTTTCGTAGCCCTTGATAATGTCGTTCTGGATTTTTATTTTTTTCTTTAGTTCCTCTATGGATTCGCTCATCCACATGCTCCTAACAATTATCTATTGACAGTACGACCTCTCATGGGATCGTGGGGCCCGAGGGGACGTAGCTCAGTTGGGAGAGCGTTTGAATGGCATTCAAAAGGTCGGGGGTTCGATTCCCCTCGTCTCCAGCGCCTTCCCAATTCTCCTATAACTACTTACGTTTCACAATCACTGTCAATATCTTTTGAGACCGATGAACGATAACCATTGGAGTTTTACTAGTAAAGGAACCCCTAAAGGAGAAGAAATTCTCTGGATCAGGGACAGTTGGAATCTGTCTTTTTCTTCGAAAGAGCCGAATTCACCCGATGGTTCTTACTTAACTTTTGCCGTTCCCCCTAAGAATTCGGGAACGGAGACTTTCGACGAGCTATTTGCGTACGTCTCCTCCAGAAAACGAAAAGTAAATTTAGTTGCGGAAGGTTTCTCTGCGAGATTTGCATGGGAACTCGCATTAAAAAAAAAGGAATCGATTCAATCTCTTTTTTTACTCTTTCCAAACCCTAGTCCGATCTCCGGATTCGCTCTGCCGATTTTGGAGAAGGCAGATTGGATTCTAAAAAATCTAAGCCTTCTGCCGCGATTTATAACCAACCCGTTTTCACTGGATAAAATTCTTTCTCAGTTTGATAAGAACGATGTCTATGAATTCGAAGTTTCCATGTTTTTGGGAATTCTACTACCCAGAACCGTCGGGCAACTTTCAGCTCAGGCGGAACCTCTCTCTCGGCTGTCTAAGAGGACTCAAATTTATCGTTGGGAGACCAGAAATCCTAGATTTTCCGAACCGGACATGCATAAGTTGAATAAAATCCTGGAGTTGTTCTGGAATAATAGTGGGCAAAAACGGTCTAAGTCTAGGATTAAGACTAAATTCTAAATTCATATGTCCATTCGTAAAATTCTTAAGATAGGCGATCCAATACTTCGTAAAATTAGCGAGCCGGTGCATCCTGACGAACTACAAACCAAGGAGTTTAAAAAGCTCGTTAAAGATATGTTCGATACGATGCGACATGCGGAGGGAGTCGGTCTGGCGGCTCCTCAGATCGGTATTCTTAAACAAATGGTCGTCGTGGGTACGGATCCAAAGGAAGATTATCCCGAAAGTTCCCGTGTTCCGGAGCGAGTGATTCTGAATCCGGAGATTACCCCTTTGGTCGAATCAGTCGATGGGAATTGGGAAGGGTGCCTTTCCGTTCCCGGAATGAGGGGCTTTGTGGAAAGGCCGAATAAAATTCGAGTCATATGGATGGATGAAAAAGGAAACCGGCACGAAGAAGTGTTGCAAGGCTATGAAGCCATCGTTTTCCAGCATGAGTGTGACCATTTAAAGGGCGTTTTGTACGTAGATCGTTTAAAAAGTACCAAACTTTTCGGTTTTAACGATTCTATGGAATTGACAGGTCCGATCCTAGACTGATCATTCGTCTTTCAAGCCAACCTAGACGGGGTTCTCCATGAAAACTATTCTAGAATATTTTCTATCGAAGAGTATCTTCGTCAATCTTCTCACATTCCTTATCATCATGTTCGGCGGATTGACCGCCGTTTTGATGAACCGGGAAGCATTTCCTAATATCAATTTCGATATTGTTTCAATTTCTACTTTGTATCCGGGGGCTTCCCCTCAAGAAGTCGAGAAATTGGTCACAAATCCTTTGGAAAAAGCGATCAAGGAAGTGGACGGAATCAAAGAATATAGATCCACTTCGATCGAGGGCAGGTCCGGCATTGTCGTCACTCTCGATCCGGATGCAAAGGATTCTCAGAAAGTCGTAGACGATATTAAATCCGCAATCGACCGAGTGGAGGATACACCGGAGGATGCGGAAGATCCGATTGTAACAGAGATCACGACTGCGAGAACTCCGGTTATCGAAGTATCCGTAACTTTGAAAAACGACGACGGTTCCGTAGAATCCGAGAAGAAATTAAAAGCCCATGCAAAAATCGTAGAGCAATCCCTGCTCGATATTTCTGGAGTAGCCAAAGTCGTACGTCGCGGATGGAGAGACACCGAAATGCAGGTGGATCTGAATCCTAGCGGTTTGAATAGCCGTTATTTGACCGGCCAAGACGTAATAAATGCATTACGAAATCGAAATGTGAATGTACCTGGAGGAAATGTAACCGGTTCCGAAAATGAAATCATTCTTCGAACGGTGGGAGAATTCGATACCCCGGACGAGATCTCCAGAGTGCATGTCAGAGGTAACGAGATCGGATATGCGATTCGAGTTCAGGACGTATCTAAAGTAACGGAAGGGTTGAAAGAAGCCGATTATTTGGAAAATGTGAACGGGAAAAAAACCGTCGCATTGACGGTTCTAAAACGACAAAGCTCGGATGCGATCAAGGTCGTGGACGACGTGAAGAATACCGTCGAAAAATTCCGGCAAAGCAATAAAGAATTCGAATATGCCTTCGTAAACGATTTATCCAAGTACATTCGCCGTCGATTGAACGTACTTATATCGAACGCAGGTTTCGGAATGGTTTTAGTCACGGCTTCCCTTTTCTTCTTTTTAGGCTGGAGAGTCGCATTAATGACTGCACTCGGAATTCCTGTCTCTTTCGGCGCGACGTTCATCTTGATGAATTATTTCGGACTAACCTTGAATTTGATTTCGATGTTCGGTTTAGTGTTGGTCGTCGGAATACTCGTCGATGACGCCATTATTATTTGTGAGAACGTTTACAGGTATATAGAAGAGGGTCTTCCCCCGTACGAAGCTACGTTAAAGGGTACCTTGGAAGTGGTTTCCCCGGTTACAGCAACGGTTACTACGACTATCGCCGCATTTGCACCGATGTTATTCATGTCGGGAATCTTCGGAAAATTCGTTTATAGTATCCCTTTAGTCGTAATCATCGCACTTTGCGCCTCCCTTTCCGAAGCGTTTTTTATTTTGCCCAATCACTTATACGATATTAATAAGAGACATGTTAAAACGGGTGAAATCAAAGGAGAATCGGGCTGGTTCGCTAGATTTCGTAATACGAAATATATTCCTGTTTTAAAGTTTTCACTCGCCCACCCTTGGGCCATGACTTTCGGAATCGTCGGGCTTCTAATAGTAAGTTTTATCGTTCTTGCAAATTATCCGCGATTTAAATTATTCCCCGGTTCGGTAGATCAGTTTTACGTTAAAATCACAGCCAAGACTGGAGCCAGCTTGTCGGAAACGTATCGTTACCTAAAGGTGATCGAAAAGGAAATCGCGAAAATTCCTCCTGAAGATTTAGAAAATTTTGCTACAAGAGTCGGGATCATTCAGGCAAATCCGAACGATCCATTCACAAAACGTGGAAAACATTTTGGAATGACGATGGCCTACCTAACTGCGGAAGAGAATCGTAAAAAATGCCATAAGACGGACGATATCATAAGGCGATTGCGAAAAAAGACTCTCTGGCTCCTGAACGACGAATCCCGTAAAATCGAAGAAGGACGGATCAAAAAAGAATCTGCTGATAAGAAGGATGAATGCGATGTCGATGAGCCGGCGGTGATTCCCGAAGAATTCGCCTCCTTACGTGGAAAGTTAGTCGCCCTTGAATACGAAAAGCTTTCCGGAGGACCCCCCGTCGGAAAACCGATCGCGATCGAAATTCGCGGCGACGAATATGATACTCTTTCGAAAATCGCAGCCGAATACAAAGAAGTCTTGGGAAAAGTGAACGGGGTCACCGATATCGCCGATGATTTTAACGAAGGAAAAGACGAGGTTCGGATCAAGGTAAGCGAATCCCTTGCCTCGACTGCAGGCGTTTCAGTGAGTCGAGTTGCGCAGGCTATCAATACCGCCTTTCAAGGAACAGTCGCTACGAAGATCAAGCGTACCGACGAGGAGGTGGAGGTAAAGGTCCGCTTTCCCGAATCCTATCGTCAATCCGTTGGCAGCTTGAATCATGTATATGTTTCGAATTTGCAAGGAAAAATGATCCCCGTTTCAAGGCTCATCACGATACAAAAAAATCCGGGCTTCTCCAATATCAATCATTTGGATGGGAAACGAGTTATGACCGTTTCCGCAAATCTAGCTTCCGGTAAAAATACGAATCCGAGTAAGGCCAACTCGGAGAGTAAGAAATTGGCTGATGCCCGTAAGATTCTGGAAAAGTATCCGGGATATACAGTACGTTTCGGAGGAGAGAATAAGGATACGGACGATTCGTTTAAATCTTTGGGACTCGCTTTTGCAGCTGCCTTTCTGATTATTTATATCATACTCGCTTCCTTATTCGGGTCTTTATTGCAGCCTTTGGTCGTAGTAAGTGCGATTCCATTTTCGTTTATCGGAGTCATCCTTGCTTTCGTTTCTCACGGAGAATATTTCGGGTTCTTGGCATTTCTCGGAATCGTTGGTCTTTCCGGAGTCGTAGT
This window encodes:
- the def gene encoding peptide deformylase, with the translated sequence MSIRKILKIGDPILRKISEPVHPDELQTKEFKKLVKDMFDTMRHAEGVGLAAPQIGILKQMVVVGTDPKEDYPESSRVPERVILNPEITPLVESVDGNWEGCLSVPGMRGFVERPNKIRVIWMDEKGNRHEEVLQGYEAIVFQHECDHLKGVLYVDRLKSTKLFGFNDSMELTGPILD
- a CDS encoding efflux RND transporter permease subunit, producing the protein MKTILEYFLSKSIFVNLLTFLIIMFGGLTAVLMNREAFPNINFDIVSISTLYPGASPQEVEKLVTNPLEKAIKEVDGIKEYRSTSIEGRSGIVVTLDPDAKDSQKVVDDIKSAIDRVEDTPEDAEDPIVTEITTARTPVIEVSVTLKNDDGSVESEKKLKAHAKIVEQSLLDISGVAKVVRRGWRDTEMQVDLNPSGLNSRYLTGQDVINALRNRNVNVPGGNVTGSENEIILRTVGEFDTPDEISRVHVRGNEIGYAIRVQDVSKVTEGLKEADYLENVNGKKTVALTVLKRQSSDAIKVVDDVKNTVEKFRQSNKEFEYAFVNDLSKYIRRRLNVLISNAGFGMVLVTASLFFFLGWRVALMTALGIPVSFGATFILMNYFGLTLNLISMFGLVLVVGILVDDAIIICENVYRYIEEGLPPYEATLKGTLEVVSPVTATVTTTIAAFAPMLFMSGIFGKFVYSIPLVVIIALCASLSEAFFILPNHLYDINKRHVKTGEIKGESGWFARFRNTKYIPVLKFSLAHPWAMTFGIVGLLIVSFIVLANYPRFKLFPGSVDQFYVKITAKTGASLSETYRYLKVIEKEIAKIPPEDLENFATRVGIIQANPNDPFTKRGKHFGMTMAYLTAEENRKKCHKTDDIIRRLRKKTLWLLNDESRKIEEGRIKKESADKKDECDVDEPAVIPEEFASLRGKLVALEYEKLSGGPPVGKPIAIEIRGDEYDTLSKIAAEYKEVLGKVNGVTDIADDFNEGKDEVRIKVSESLASTAGVSVSRVAQAINTAFQGTVATKIKRTDEEVEVKVRFPESYRQSVGSLNHVYVSNLQGKMIPVSRLITIQKNPGFSNINHLDGKRVMTVSANLASGKNTNPSKANSESKKLADARKILEKYPGYTVRFGGENKDTDDSFKSLGLAFAAAFLIIYIILASLFGSLLQPLVVVSAIPFSFIGVILAFVSHGEYFGFLAFLGIVGLSGVVVNDSIVLVDFANSLRKNNPNKDIIEVLLETGNLRLRAVILTTVTTVLGLLPTAYGIGGFDPFLVPMALAFGWGLAFASLVTLVMVPVFYLHLYRYQTWFSGLSDRIWSAKPKSITYSFESSPIPQKQKKKK